In Sphingomonas crocodyli, a genomic segment contains:
- a CDS encoding DUF1697 domain-containing protein produces MSEAMEKHVVLLRGINVGGNRKVPMADLRDACRTAGFDDVETYIQSGNIVFTAGNAADAEAAIESIIERLCGFKVEAIARSAKQWAAYAKAPPFADPDDRGNIIHLGLSKRPPADGIADTLEARGKHGEKVVVRGDAIWIDFAEGVRDTKITPAAVDKAAGSTVTMRNWRTVLKIAEMLAG; encoded by the coding sequence ATGTCGGAAGCGATGGAGAAACATGTCGTCCTGCTTCGCGGCATCAATGTCGGCGGCAACCGCAAGGTGCCGATGGCCGATCTGCGCGATGCCTGCCGCACCGCCGGGTTCGACGATGTCGAAACCTATATCCAGAGCGGCAATATCGTCTTCACGGCCGGGAATGCGGCCGATGCCGAGGCCGCGATCGAATCGATCATCGAGCGGCTGTGCGGTTTCAAGGTGGAGGCGATCGCCCGCTCCGCAAAGCAATGGGCGGCCTATGCCAAGGCCCCGCCCTTCGCCGACCCTGACGATCGCGGCAACATCATCCATCTGGGGCTGAGCAAGCGTCCGCCCGCCGACGGCATCGCCGACACGCTCGAAGCGCGCGGCAAGCATGGCGAGAAGGTGGTCGTGCGCGGCGACGCGATCTGGATCGACTTCGCCGAGGGCGTCCGAGACACCAAGATCACCCCCGCCGCCGTCGACAAGGCGGCGGGATCGACCGTGACGATGCGCAACTGGCGCACCGTCCTCAAGATTGCGGAAATGCTGGCCGGATAG
- the gmk gene encoding guanylate kinase, with amino-acid sequence MAHKTLKRRGVLFVLSSPSGAGKSTIARRLLASDNQLQMSVSATTRPMRPGEVDGVDYHFVDLEQFRASVSDGEFLEWAHVFNHRYGSPKKPIYDILDAGSDVLFDIDWQGAQQLHQTCGGDVVRVFILPPSMPELEERLRKRATDSEEVIVGRMQRASAEISHWDGYDYVLINDDIDRCFAEVQHILEAERLKRSRQTGLIGFIRKLNNPPA; translated from the coding sequence ATGGCCCACAAGACCCTGAAGCGCCGCGGCGTGTTGTTCGTCCTCTCCTCGCCCTCGGGCGCCGGCAAGTCGACGATCGCGCGGCGGCTGCTCGCATCGGACAATCAGCTGCAGATGTCGGTCTCCGCGACCACCCGGCCGATGCGTCCCGGCGAAGTCGACGGCGTCGACTATCATTTCGTCGATCTCGAACAGTTCCGCGCCAGCGTGTCCGATGGCGAGTTCCTCGAATGGGCGCACGTCTTCAACCACCGCTACGGCAGCCCGAAGAAGCCGATCTACGACATTCTCGATGCGGGCAGCGACGTGCTGTTCGACATCGACTGGCAGGGCGCGCAGCAGCTGCACCAGACGTGCGGCGGCGACGTGGTGCGCGTGTTCATCCTGCCGCCGTCAATGCCCGAGCTGGAGGAACGGCTGCGCAAGCGCGCGACCGACAGTGAGGAAGTGATCGTCGGCCGCATGCAGCGCGCCAGCGCCGAGATCAGCCATTGGGACGGCTATGATTACGTCCTGATCAACGACGATATCGATCGCTGCTTCGCCGAGGTGCAGCATATCCTCGAGGCCGAGCGACTTAAGCGCAGCCGCCAGACCGGGCTGATCGGCTTCATCCGCAAGCTGAACAACCCGCCGGCCTGA
- a CDS encoding VOC family protein, whose protein sequence is MKYLHTMIRVSDPAETIRFLELVGLRETKRWDNEAGRFTLIFLSAPGDEDAQVELTHNWDEAGYDGGRNFGHLAYRVENIYETCQRIMDAGYTINRPPRDGHMAFVRTPDNISIELLQDGHLEPAEPWASMPNTGVW, encoded by the coding sequence ATGAAATATCTCCACACGATGATCCGGGTGTCGGACCCGGCCGAGACGATCCGCTTTCTGGAGCTGGTCGGCCTGCGCGAAACCAAGCGTTGGGACAATGAGGCGGGGCGCTTCACCCTGATCTTCCTGTCCGCGCCGGGCGACGAGGATGCGCAAGTCGAACTCACCCATAATTGGGACGAGGCGGGCTATGACGGCGGCCGCAATTTCGGCCACCTCGCCTATCGGGTCGAGAATATCTACGAGACGTGCCAGCGGATCATGGACGCGGGCTACACGATCAACCGCCCCCCGCGCGACGGCCACATGGCGTTCGTGCGCACCCCCGACAATATCTCGATCGAGCTGTTGCAGGACGGGCATCTCGAACCCGCCGAGCCCTGGGCCTCGATGCCGAATACGGGCGTCTGGTAA
- a CDS encoding DUF1801 domain-containing protein, producing the protein MAEPKLLSGGNPQIPKGEGDAPVQAYIAAMPGWKQRIGRTVDAIVAQVVPDVRKAVKWNTPFYGLDGATWFLSFHCFERYVKLTFFRGTSLDPVPPGKSKQAEVRYLDIREDDAIDEAQLADWIRQASALPGEKL; encoded by the coding sequence ATGGCCGAGCCGAAACTTCTGTCCGGCGGCAATCCGCAAATCCCGAAGGGTGAAGGCGACGCGCCCGTCCAGGCCTATATCGCCGCCATGCCCGGCTGGAAGCAGCGGATCGGGCGCACCGTTGACGCGATCGTGGCGCAGGTCGTTCCCGACGTGCGCAAGGCCGTCAAATGGAACACGCCTTTCTATGGGCTGGACGGGGCGACCTGGTTCCTGTCGTTTCACTGCTTCGAACGCTACGTGAAGCTCACTTTCTTTCGCGGAACCTCGCTCGATCCGGTGCCACCCGGCAAGTCGAAACAGGCCGAGGTCCGCTACCTCGATATCCGCGAGGATGATGCGATCGACGAGGCGCAACTGGCCGACTGGATCCGGCAGGCGAGCGCCCTGCCGGGCGAGAAGCTCTAG